The proteins below come from a single Magallana gigas chromosome 10, xbMagGiga1.1, whole genome shotgun sequence genomic window:
- the LOC105347036 gene encoding uncharacterized protein isoform X1 encodes MMKNARMPVQELNPYLTCVLCGGYLIDATTIIECLHSFCRTCIVHYLHTSNYCPVCECLVHKKHPHQNLRSDKTLQDVVYKLVPGLFMEEMRRRRQYYNVQTDDSQSKSGRIIFSPDEKISLCVRLCTRKICSSKKEDSEVQDKRYLLCPAQMSVSHLKKFLRLKYSLSDRLEVVMFHLDEVLKDEYSLMDVSYITGWKREKAMVLNYAFYENPNKKFKRNTFSGAVSPSNDDSGIEDENSNQDGGNNPDQNHVTSQSSPAASKETDNQQKQTDGANKPSDPNPEEISEQVLETAAAADIVDDDANTDAVNNASRSDANQDVGEGEEMAYDECDNDDGGIQDGDDRAINNEDGDDRAINNEDGDDRAINNDDDKISEKGGSGESEEMKDSRRPGDEDQCKEGDGTGEASEAMETDTSLQETPNVHVHENDNQNLDGKEDPNDHVACNGERNNETADERKSESPENSKAAESCSNNINEGSVQSPNNNGAITFEDEEGALQIVIDDSKSEKSSDDSGVQLSENSSSKESDSLCSTETRSPSVTIKIPNPEIFSRKSPIPFKTGVRNHHSKSPKTSTPLHSLHSPSRKYPRFSESLSFNDSGYSPYRSFTDPIPRSTSCPQTDFDADEIWTDGVMDLSKPKAKHVESSQFQEAKTSSETEADDGEEVEKYTYVADDLEEGDGNMAVDSDYANENKTPERYSLISPDQNEVTSTRGDHVPYHAPMVIDRTPQIYAPKFTAESNLVWKIDKSSADLSKKSSSGKHHKRRRSSEGSKHKVALSKAHSKCTDVCNGHSVVNHSHISTTKNKHCEKLILNQPRCEKLIISQSRCEKAPNSKPRCEKLVVKLSKERNSEHYTATMS; translated from the exons ATGATGAAAAATGCCCGGATGCCGGTTCAGGAGCTGAATCCGTATCTGACATGCGTGCTGTGTGGCGGGTATTTGATTGACGCAACCACCATAATAGAATGCCTTCATTCGT TTTGTCGGACGTGCATCGTGCATTATCTTCATACCAGTAACTACTGCCCTGTGTGTGAATGTCTCGTCCACAAGAAACACCCTCATCAAAACCTCAG aTCAGACAAGACGTTACAGGATGTTGTGTACAAATTAGTTCCAGGACTCTTTATGG AGGAAATGAGGAGACGAAGGCAGTATTACAATGTACAGACAGATG ACTCGCAGAGTAAATCCGGGCGGATCATTTTTTCACCTGACGAAAAGATCAGTCTGTGTGTCAGACTATGCACCAG GAAAATATGTTCGAGTAAAAAAGAAGACAGTGAg GTCCAGGATAAGCGATACCTCCTGTGTCCCGCCCAGATGAGCGTCTCGCACCTGAAGAAATTTTTGCGGCTCAAGTACTCCTTGTCCGACAGATTAGAg GTTGTGATGTTCCACCTGGATGAGGTACTGAAGGACGAGTACAGTCTGATGGACGTCAGCTACATCACGGGCTGGAAGAGG gaAAAGGCTATGGTGCTAAATTATGCATTCTACGAAAATCCAAATAAGAAATTCAAGAGGAACACATTCAGTGGTGCAGTGTCGCCTAGCAACGATGACTCGGGAATCGAGGACGAGAATTCAAATCAAGATGGCGGCAATAACCCGGATCAAAACCACGTGACGTCACAAAGTTCACCGGCCGCATCGAAAGAAACCGACAATCAACAAAAGCAAACAGATGGCGCGAATAAGCCGTCGGATCCTAACCCCGAGGAAATCTCCGAACAGGTGCTCGAAACAGCTGCTGCTGCTGATATTGTTGATGATGATGCAAATACCGATGCAGTAAACAATGCAAGCAGGTCGGATGCAAATCAAGATGTAGGCGAAGGGGAAGAAATGGCTTATGATGAATGTGATAATGATGATGGTGGAATTCAAGATGGGGATGATAGGGCAATAAACAATGAAGATGGGGATGATAGGGCAATAAACAATGAAGATGGGGATGATAGGGCAATAAACAATGACGATGATAAAATCAGTGAGAAAGGAGGTAGTGGGGAAAGTGAGGAAATGAAAGACTCGCGTAGACCAGGTGATGAAGACCAATGCAAAGAGGGGGATGGGACTGGGGAGGCATCGGAAGCGATGGAGACGGATACGTCATTGCAGGAGACCCCGAATGTTCATGTTCATGAAAATGACAATCAAAATCTTGACGGCAAGGAGGATCCAAATGATCACGTGGCTTGTAATGGTGAGAGAAATAATGAAACCGCTGATGAGAGGAAAAGTGAGAGTCCCGAAAACAGTAAGGCTGCTGAGAGTTGTAGCAATAATATAAATGAAGGCAGTGTGCAAAGTCCAAACAACAATGGTGCAATTACTTTCGAGGATGAGGAAGGCGCGCTACAAATTGTTATTGATGATTCCAAATCGGAGAAAAGCTCGGACGATTCTGGTGTCCAATTGTCCGAGAATAGTAGCTCGAAAGAAAGCGACAGTCTGTGTTCTACCGAAACTAGGTCCCCGTCAGTTACAATCAAAATCCCCAATCCGGAAATCTTCAGTCGGAAGTCGCCGATTCCGTTCAAGACTGGTGTCAGAAACCATCATTCAAAGTCCCCCAAAACGTCCACACCTCTCCACTCCCTTCATAGTCCCAGCAGAAAGTATCCAAGATTTTCCGAGTCCCTGAGTTTTAATGATTCCGGATACTCACCTTACAGGTCCTTTACCGATCCGATTCCGCGTTCAACTTCCTGTCCGCAGACGGATTTCGACGCGGACGAAATTTGGACGGACGGAGTAATGGACTTGTCCAAACCAAAAGCTAAACATGTAGAATCGAGTCAATTCCAGGAAGCGAAGACCTCTTCGGAGACGGAGGCAGACGACGGCGAAGAGGTGGAGAAGTATACCTACGTTGCAGACGACTTGGAGGAAGGCGATGGTAACATGGCGGTAGATTCTGACTATGCAAACGAGAACAAAACTCCGGAGAGGTATTCTTTGATATCCCCTGACCAGAATGAAGTTACGTCAACTCGAGGAGATCACGTGCCGTATCACGCTCCAATGGTGATCGACAGAACCCCGCAAATTTACGCGCCAAAATTCACGGCGGAATCCAATCTCGTTTGGAAAATCGACAAGTCGTCTGCCGATCTATCGAAGAAATCATCCAGCGGAAAACATCATAAAAGGCGGAGGTCTTCCGAGGGTTCCAAACATAAAGTGGCTCTATCCAAAGCGCATTCGAAGTGTACCGATGTTTGTAATGGACATTCGGTGGTAAATCATTCGCATATCTCGACgactaaaaataaacattgcgAAAAGTTGATTCTAAATCAGCCTCGTTGTGAAAAACTTATCATCAGTCAGTCTCGTTGTGAGAAGGCGCCAAATAGTAAGCCTCGTTGTGAAAAATTGGTTGTCAAGCTCAGCAAGGAAAGAAACTCTGAACATTACACTGCGACCATGTCGTAA
- the LOC105347036 gene encoding uncharacterized protein isoform X2: protein MMKNARMPVQELNPYLTCVLCGGYLIDATTIIECLHSFCRTCIVHYLHTSNYCPVCECLVHKKHPHQNLRSDKTLQDVVYKLVPGLFMDSQSKSGRIIFSPDEKISLCVRLCTRKICSSKKEDSEVQDKRYLLCPAQMSVSHLKKFLRLKYSLSDRLEVVMFHLDEVLKDEYSLMDVSYITGWKREKAMVLNYAFYENPNKKFKRNTFSGAVSPSNDDSGIEDENSNQDGGNNPDQNHVTSQSSPAASKETDNQQKQTDGANKPSDPNPEEISEQVLETAAAADIVDDDANTDAVNNASRSDANQDVGEGEEMAYDECDNDDGGIQDGDDRAINNEDGDDRAINNEDGDDRAINNDDDKISEKGGSGESEEMKDSRRPGDEDQCKEGDGTGEASEAMETDTSLQETPNVHVHENDNQNLDGKEDPNDHVACNGERNNETADERKSESPENSKAAESCSNNINEGSVQSPNNNGAITFEDEEGALQIVIDDSKSEKSSDDSGVQLSENSSSKESDSLCSTETRSPSVTIKIPNPEIFSRKSPIPFKTGVRNHHSKSPKTSTPLHSLHSPSRKYPRFSESLSFNDSGYSPYRSFTDPIPRSTSCPQTDFDADEIWTDGVMDLSKPKAKHVESSQFQEAKTSSETEADDGEEVEKYTYVADDLEEGDGNMAVDSDYANENKTPERYSLISPDQNEVTSTRGDHVPYHAPMVIDRTPQIYAPKFTAESNLVWKIDKSSADLSKKSSSGKHHKRRRSSEGSKHKVALSKAHSKCTDVCNGHSVVNHSHISTTKNKHCEKLILNQPRCEKLIISQSRCEKAPNSKPRCEKLVVKLSKERNSEHYTATMS from the exons ATGATGAAAAATGCCCGGATGCCGGTTCAGGAGCTGAATCCGTATCTGACATGCGTGCTGTGTGGCGGGTATTTGATTGACGCAACCACCATAATAGAATGCCTTCATTCGT TTTGTCGGACGTGCATCGTGCATTATCTTCATACCAGTAACTACTGCCCTGTGTGTGAATGTCTCGTCCACAAGAAACACCCTCATCAAAACCTCAG aTCAGACAAGACGTTACAGGATGTTGTGTACAAATTAGTTCCAGGACTCTTTATGG ACTCGCAGAGTAAATCCGGGCGGATCATTTTTTCACCTGACGAAAAGATCAGTCTGTGTGTCAGACTATGCACCAG GAAAATATGTTCGAGTAAAAAAGAAGACAGTGAg GTCCAGGATAAGCGATACCTCCTGTGTCCCGCCCAGATGAGCGTCTCGCACCTGAAGAAATTTTTGCGGCTCAAGTACTCCTTGTCCGACAGATTAGAg GTTGTGATGTTCCACCTGGATGAGGTACTGAAGGACGAGTACAGTCTGATGGACGTCAGCTACATCACGGGCTGGAAGAGG gaAAAGGCTATGGTGCTAAATTATGCATTCTACGAAAATCCAAATAAGAAATTCAAGAGGAACACATTCAGTGGTGCAGTGTCGCCTAGCAACGATGACTCGGGAATCGAGGACGAGAATTCAAATCAAGATGGCGGCAATAACCCGGATCAAAACCACGTGACGTCACAAAGTTCACCGGCCGCATCGAAAGAAACCGACAATCAACAAAAGCAAACAGATGGCGCGAATAAGCCGTCGGATCCTAACCCCGAGGAAATCTCCGAACAGGTGCTCGAAACAGCTGCTGCTGCTGATATTGTTGATGATGATGCAAATACCGATGCAGTAAACAATGCAAGCAGGTCGGATGCAAATCAAGATGTAGGCGAAGGGGAAGAAATGGCTTATGATGAATGTGATAATGATGATGGTGGAATTCAAGATGGGGATGATAGGGCAATAAACAATGAAGATGGGGATGATAGGGCAATAAACAATGAAGATGGGGATGATAGGGCAATAAACAATGACGATGATAAAATCAGTGAGAAAGGAGGTAGTGGGGAAAGTGAGGAAATGAAAGACTCGCGTAGACCAGGTGATGAAGACCAATGCAAAGAGGGGGATGGGACTGGGGAGGCATCGGAAGCGATGGAGACGGATACGTCATTGCAGGAGACCCCGAATGTTCATGTTCATGAAAATGACAATCAAAATCTTGACGGCAAGGAGGATCCAAATGATCACGTGGCTTGTAATGGTGAGAGAAATAATGAAACCGCTGATGAGAGGAAAAGTGAGAGTCCCGAAAACAGTAAGGCTGCTGAGAGTTGTAGCAATAATATAAATGAAGGCAGTGTGCAAAGTCCAAACAACAATGGTGCAATTACTTTCGAGGATGAGGAAGGCGCGCTACAAATTGTTATTGATGATTCCAAATCGGAGAAAAGCTCGGACGATTCTGGTGTCCAATTGTCCGAGAATAGTAGCTCGAAAGAAAGCGACAGTCTGTGTTCTACCGAAACTAGGTCCCCGTCAGTTACAATCAAAATCCCCAATCCGGAAATCTTCAGTCGGAAGTCGCCGATTCCGTTCAAGACTGGTGTCAGAAACCATCATTCAAAGTCCCCCAAAACGTCCACACCTCTCCACTCCCTTCATAGTCCCAGCAGAAAGTATCCAAGATTTTCCGAGTCCCTGAGTTTTAATGATTCCGGATACTCACCTTACAGGTCCTTTACCGATCCGATTCCGCGTTCAACTTCCTGTCCGCAGACGGATTTCGACGCGGACGAAATTTGGACGGACGGAGTAATGGACTTGTCCAAACCAAAAGCTAAACATGTAGAATCGAGTCAATTCCAGGAAGCGAAGACCTCTTCGGAGACGGAGGCAGACGACGGCGAAGAGGTGGAGAAGTATACCTACGTTGCAGACGACTTGGAGGAAGGCGATGGTAACATGGCGGTAGATTCTGACTATGCAAACGAGAACAAAACTCCGGAGAGGTATTCTTTGATATCCCCTGACCAGAATGAAGTTACGTCAACTCGAGGAGATCACGTGCCGTATCACGCTCCAATGGTGATCGACAGAACCCCGCAAATTTACGCGCCAAAATTCACGGCGGAATCCAATCTCGTTTGGAAAATCGACAAGTCGTCTGCCGATCTATCGAAGAAATCATCCAGCGGAAAACATCATAAAAGGCGGAGGTCTTCCGAGGGTTCCAAACATAAAGTGGCTCTATCCAAAGCGCATTCGAAGTGTACCGATGTTTGTAATGGACATTCGGTGGTAAATCATTCGCATATCTCGACgactaaaaataaacattgcgAAAAGTTGATTCTAAATCAGCCTCGTTGTGAAAAACTTATCATCAGTCAGTCTCGTTGTGAGAAGGCGCCAAATAGTAAGCCTCGTTGTGAAAAATTGGTTGTCAAGCTCAGCAAGGAAAGAAACTCTGAACATTACACTGCGACCATGTCGTAA
- the LOC105347038 gene encoding polycomb complex protein BMI-1-A isoform X1, with the protein MPGTVRIKITELNPHLICVLCGGYYIDASTIRECLHSFCRTCIIKYLETTKYCPICDVMVHKTKPLQFVKSDKNLQDLVYKLVPGLYKDEMKRRRDFYGSHPDAGSVDPPRPSEARGYEDKDRLIYTEDEKISLALELFSDVPESTTTDPNHPDKLQQRDIRYLQCPAAVSVAHLKKFIRLKFDLPPKYTIDIYHSDEPLKDFFTLMDIAYIYTWRRTAPLRLLYTVYEQVTKKRKNSTEEDTIQTQKHPRLGVNDRESPKEQTSTDNNRGCCTSPEGDQGDENSSPDENEQSAREPKKECDESVGEKLVKESSEESISDDSEKFPSSHTKNTKTSATNKPKLTEKESVKNIMTGKKGVTPKSLHEDGGKFFSSNFYKRKAAFQADIGGDCPIDMTKKAMKKHKDLSAKKIGKEQTVVNGTHFPGYEFTD; encoded by the exons ATGCCCGGCACCGTCCGCATCAAGATCACGGAGTTGAACCCCCACCTGATCTGTGTCCTCTGCGGGGGTTACTACATCGATGCCTCCACCATCAGGGAGTGCCTCCACTCGT TCTGCAGAacatgtatcataaaatacCTGGAGACCACCAAATATTGTCCAATCTGTGACGTCATGGTCCATAAAACCAAGCCTCTCCAGTTTGTCAA ATCAGACAAGAATCTCCAAGATTTGGTTTATAAGCTTGTACCAGGTCTCTACAAAG atgaaaTGAAGAGGCGGAGGGATTTCTATGGGAGCCATCCTGACG CAGGAAGCGTGGACCCCCCGCGGCCCAGTGAGGCGAGGGGGTACGAGGACAAAGACAGACTGATCTATACAGAGGACGAGAAGATTAGCCTCGCTCTGGAACTCTTCTCcga tGTGCCAGAATCCACAACAACAGACCCTAATCATCCTGACAAATTGCAG CAAAGGGACATTCGCTATCTACAATGCCCGGCCGCAGTATCCGTGGCACATCTAAAGAAATTCATCCGCCTTAAATTCGACTTGCCGCCAAAATACACG ATCGATATTTATCACTCAGACGAGCCCCTGAAGGATTTCTTCACGTTAATGGACATTGCCTACATTTACACGTGGAGAAGG ACGGCACCGTTGAGACTTTTGTATACTGTTTACGAGCAAGTCACGAAAAAACGGAAAAATTCCACTGAAGAAGACACGATCCAGACACAGAAACACCCTCGTTTAGGGGTCAATGACCGAGAGAGTCCGAAGGAACAGACTTCCACAGACAACAACAGAGGTTGCTGCACGTCGCCGGAAGGAGATCAAGGTGACGAAAACTCGTCTCCGGATGAAAACGAACAGAGTGCACGAGAACCCAAAAAGGAATGTGATGAAAGTGTGGGTGAGAAATTAGTAAAAGAGTCGAGTGAGGAAAGTATTTCAGACGATAGCGAAAAGTTTCCGTCAAGTCacacaaaaaacacaaaaacgtCTGCCACGAACAAGCCAAAACTGACTGAAAAAGAAAGTGTGAAAAATATCATGACAGGCAAAAAAGGTGTGACGCCCAAATCCCTCCACGAAGACGGAGGCAAGTTCTTCTCGTCCAATTTCTACAAAAGGAAGGCGGCATTCCAAGCTGACATCGGAGGTGACTGTCCTATTGACATGACGAAGAAAGCGATGAAAAAACACAAGGACTTGAGCGCGAAGAAGATTGGGAAAGAACAAACTGTCGTGAACGGAACCCATTTTCCCGGATACGAGTTCACCGACTGA
- the LOC105347038 gene encoding polycomb complex protein BMI-1-A isoform X2 has translation MPGTVRIKITELNPHLICVLCGGYYIDASTIRECLHSFCRTCIIKYLETTKYCPICDVMVHKTKPLQFVKSDKNLQDLVYKLVPGLYKDEMKRRRDFYGSHPDGSVDPPRPSEARGYEDKDRLIYTEDEKISLALELFSDVPESTTTDPNHPDKLQQRDIRYLQCPAAVSVAHLKKFIRLKFDLPPKYTIDIYHSDEPLKDFFTLMDIAYIYTWRRTAPLRLLYTVYEQVTKKRKNSTEEDTIQTQKHPRLGVNDRESPKEQTSTDNNRGCCTSPEGDQGDENSSPDENEQSAREPKKECDESVGEKLVKESSEESISDDSEKFPSSHTKNTKTSATNKPKLTEKESVKNIMTGKKGVTPKSLHEDGGKFFSSNFYKRKAAFQADIGGDCPIDMTKKAMKKHKDLSAKKIGKEQTVVNGTHFPGYEFTD, from the exons ATGCCCGGCACCGTCCGCATCAAGATCACGGAGTTGAACCCCCACCTGATCTGTGTCCTCTGCGGGGGTTACTACATCGATGCCTCCACCATCAGGGAGTGCCTCCACTCGT TCTGCAGAacatgtatcataaaatacCTGGAGACCACCAAATATTGTCCAATCTGTGACGTCATGGTCCATAAAACCAAGCCTCTCCAGTTTGTCAA ATCAGACAAGAATCTCCAAGATTTGGTTTATAAGCTTGTACCAGGTCTCTACAAAG atgaaaTGAAGAGGCGGAGGGATTTCTATGGGAGCCATCCTGACG GAAGCGTGGACCCCCCGCGGCCCAGTGAGGCGAGGGGGTACGAGGACAAAGACAGACTGATCTATACAGAGGACGAGAAGATTAGCCTCGCTCTGGAACTCTTCTCcga tGTGCCAGAATCCACAACAACAGACCCTAATCATCCTGACAAATTGCAG CAAAGGGACATTCGCTATCTACAATGCCCGGCCGCAGTATCCGTGGCACATCTAAAGAAATTCATCCGCCTTAAATTCGACTTGCCGCCAAAATACACG ATCGATATTTATCACTCAGACGAGCCCCTGAAGGATTTCTTCACGTTAATGGACATTGCCTACATTTACACGTGGAGAAGG ACGGCACCGTTGAGACTTTTGTATACTGTTTACGAGCAAGTCACGAAAAAACGGAAAAATTCCACTGAAGAAGACACGATCCAGACACAGAAACACCCTCGTTTAGGGGTCAATGACCGAGAGAGTCCGAAGGAACAGACTTCCACAGACAACAACAGAGGTTGCTGCACGTCGCCGGAAGGAGATCAAGGTGACGAAAACTCGTCTCCGGATGAAAACGAACAGAGTGCACGAGAACCCAAAAAGGAATGTGATGAAAGTGTGGGTGAGAAATTAGTAAAAGAGTCGAGTGAGGAAAGTATTTCAGACGATAGCGAAAAGTTTCCGTCAAGTCacacaaaaaacacaaaaacgtCTGCCACGAACAAGCCAAAACTGACTGAAAAAGAAAGTGTGAAAAATATCATGACAGGCAAAAAAGGTGTGACGCCCAAATCCCTCCACGAAGACGGAGGCAAGTTCTTCTCGTCCAATTTCTACAAAAGGAAGGCGGCATTCCAAGCTGACATCGGAGGTGACTGTCCTATTGACATGACGAAGAAAGCGATGAAAAAACACAAGGACTTGAGCGCGAAGAAGATTGGGAAAGAACAAACTGTCGTGAACGGAACCCATTTTCCCGGATACGAGTTCACCGACTGA